In bacterium, the genomic window CAGCGTTCCGATCAAGATCCCCGATAGGTGTTTGGTGCAGACGTGGTCTGCAACCGTGAGAGAAACGCAAGACAGAACCGAGGAGAAGCGAAGCGCCTGAAACAAACGACCGGAGCAACACTTGGCCGGCGTCAACGGACGTCTGCGCCTATTGACAACCGGGGGCCTGATAGGTGTTATACGGCTGTTCGCGATGAGCTACACCTCAATGAACGGGGAGGCCCTACTTAAGGGGGAGCTTCAACGCGGCGCAAGGACGACCCGCACCTTTCGATTGAGACATTGGAGTTGAGCACCCGATGGGATCGAATCGAACTGAACGTGCGCTGGATGCGAAACCTCCAACGTTTCGGCGTCGAGCCACTGCAGCGTAAGATCCAGGCCCACTCCGCTTGCCGAATAGGAGCCGCCACCGCATTTGCCACGGTCGAATGTGACGTACACCTGCGAGTGGGGAGGATCGTGGTCGAGTTCGAACTCAAGAACTCGAGCCTTCGCCCAGCCTTCCGGAGAGAGGACTCCGGGTTCGTTCCAGTCCGCGAGATTCTCGGATGAGCAGCTCACTGCTACGACCGTCGCCAGGAGCACCGCACGAATCATCTGCACGCCGGCTAACTACTATTCGACAACCGCGCTCCATGCGCGGCTGAGTCGGATAACGTCCGACCGTCAAAATCATTTTCTCCCAAAGAACAGCGGCTTACAACCCGTTTCGTCTTATTCGGCGCCTTATTCCGACCGTGCGAGTCGCATAAATATTTATCTTGGCAGGCTGACGGGCCGGCGTCCTGCCTGATCTCTGGCGAGGGTCGGTGACTGAATCGCTCGGTGCCAACGGTGGACTTCGGTCCGTTCTCCGGTCGATTCTCCGGATCGGAAGAGCGGGAAGCCGCGCTAGATACCCGAACCCGAGTCTTCGTACCCGACGTGGATGCCGCATTCGCGGTTTTCTTCGGACTCCCACCACCAACGTCCGGCGCGCTCGTCTTCACCTTCGCGGATGGCTCGACTGCAGGGCGCGCAGCCCACGCTCGGGTAACCCTCTGCGTGTAGCGCGTTGATCGGAACACTGTTTCGGTTCACGTAGTCGAGCACATCGGAGCGAGTCCAGGCGGCCAGCGGGTTGAACTTGATGCGACCGTCGTGCACCTCATCGACTTCGATGTTCGCGACGTTTTCACGCGTGACGGACTGGCCCGAGCGCAGTCCCGCGATCCAGGCGTCCAGGTCCGCCATCGCGCGTTCGAGCGGTTCAACCTTGCGCACCGCACAGCACTGCTTGCGCTTGTCGGCGGTCTCGTAGAACAGGTTCAAGCCGTCCTTGCGCACCATCGACTGCACACTCTCCGGATTGGGGAAGTACACCTCGACTTCCATGTCGTAACGATCGCGCACGCGGTCCATCAGGTTGTAGGTCTCCTGATGAAGTCGGCCCGTGTCGATCGTGAATACGCGCGTAAGCTTGGGGTCGATCTTGTGCATCAGATCGAGAATCACCAGGCCCTCGGGTGAACCGAAGCTGGCCGAAAGCGCGATGCGCGGGGCGAAGCGTTCGAAACCCCATTCCAGAACCTTCTCGGCAGACCAGTCGGCCATGGTGCCCGACTGCACCTCGTCGAGAATACTCGGCGCCATTCTAGGAGTGTCCACGAGCGTGAGCTGCGGCATCAACGCTTCCTTCCTGTAATTCTACGGTACCAAACCGTATGAATTCTTCGGTTCTTCGGGATATTAGCATAGTATTAGACTCGGGAATTATCGTCAAAACCCCGCTCTATTCTCGACTCCTATGATGTAGATTTATCCGCTCAGGTTTCCAGCTTCCTGCTCCGTTCTCAGGGTGTGAGGAAAATCCCCCAATCCCTCGCGGCAGTGCTGGTTCTGGTGCTTCTGGCCTTCTTGTCCGGAGTTGTCCCCGACTGGGCTGAAGCCCGCGGTCGCAAACATCGAAATCGCTCCGAGCCCGTCGATCTGTACGACGCATATCGGGTCGATGCGCTGGATCCGATCTCCGGCGGCGTGCCCTCCGACGTGCAGGTCCTGACCGATGCCGGGCCGCGCGCCTGGCCCAACCGGGTGCGTGAGGATTTTGAGCGGCGAGTGCGCGAAGAGTGGAGCACGGACCGCATCTACGGTCCGGTGCACGCGAACCTGGGAATGTGGCTGAGTTATCCGCTGGTGACCGCGCGGGTGGGTGGGCGCGTGCTGGTGCCCGTGATCGATCGCGAACGATTGCCCATCAGTGGACGCCTGGAATTGCCTGAGTCCAATGGACCGCGGCGCGTGATCGTACTGGTCGATGCATCGGCCAGCGCCAACTCGCGCACAGCCTTCCAGGGACCGAACGGCCGCACTGTGCAGATTCCCGTACTCGAAGCGGAGCGGCGCGCACTCGATCACCTGATCGAAATGCTCGACGGCGACACACTCGAGATCGGCGTGATCGCATTTGGCGAATCGACCTGGCCGATCATCAAGCCGGGCCGAGATCCGGAAGCGCTGCGAAATGCACTGGCGCGTTTCCGCCGCGAGTTTCCCAGAGGAGACGGACGCACCGACGCCGTGTGTGCGCTCTGGAGCGCACGCGACTGGCTCGAAGACACGCCCTCGGGAATGGACCGCGAAATCGTCCTGCTGACGGACGGCGATCTGCCGCATTCCGGGCGCTTTACCGAGTGCCGCATGTCTCGGGCCTCCAAGAATCGGGACACCTCCGCGTGTGAGGCGCGACGCAATGTGTCGCCCTGTCCGTCGAGCCACGTGTTCGGTCGCGGTGATGGCATGTCCGATATCGTCCAGATGGCCAGCTTCGGGCGCAAGAACCGGCGCAAGCTGCGCGTGCATCCGCTGGTCTTCGAGGCGGATCGCAGCGCGCGCGTGTGGCAACAACTCGCGCGGCGCACGCGTGGCCGCATGGTGCGCGTGCCCTCGCCGGCAGCCATCGAGGTCGCCCTGCCCGCCCTGGTGTCGCGCAGCATCAAAGGCCTGTTCGCGCGCAATGTGACGACGGGCAACCAGACCCAGGACCTGCTGGGCGAAGATCGCAGTCACTTCACCGGGGAGCTTCAGCTACAGCAGGGAGCCAATGACGTGGAAATCCGCGTGGAGAGCGAGCGCGGCCTGTCCGGTCTGTTTCGCTTTCGCGTGTACTCGGAGCCGGGCTATCTGAAACACTACCTGGCCGAGTTGCGAGACGAGAACGAGAGCTTGAAGAGCGCTCGCGACACACTGGTCGAGGATGCCCGCTCGCAAGGCAAGGCGAAGCAGATCGAGCGCCAACGCAAACTCGAGATCGAAATACCGGCCGCTCCGCGCCGCTGAATCGGGTTCTCGACGCTGGATCACCGCCCGACAGCGGCGATCGCGGCGTTCTTTCGGGAATCTCTGGCAGAGCCCGTCCGACGTGGCAGAATGCCCTGAATGTCTTTCAAGGTCTTCATAGACGGGCACGCGGGCACCACGGGTCTGCGCATTCGGGACTGGCTTCGGGATCGCGACGACCTCGAACTGATCGAGATCGAAACCGCGCAGCGCAAGAGTCCCGAGGCGCGACGCAAATTCCTCAACGCCGCGGACCTGGTCGTCCTGTGCCTGCCCGATGATGCAGCCCGCGAGGCCGTGTCGTGGATCGACAACCCGGATACGCGCGTGATCGACACGAGCACGGCCCATCGGGTGGCCGACGGTTGGGTGTACGGAATCCCCGAACTCCTTCCCGATCAACGAGAAGCGATCCGTTCCTCGAAGCGGGTTTCGAATTCGGGTTGTTATGCCCTTGCATCGGCGATCACCCTGCGGCCGCTAGTCGACGCAGACCTGCTGGACAGTTCTTCCCCCATCGCGATTCACGCCTTGTCCGGTTACTCGGGTGGCGGACGCCAGAAGATCGAGCAGTGGGAGGATCCGGAACACGGGTTGTTGACGCTTCCCTACGAAGCGCCGTACTCACTCGACAGATTGCACAAGCACATGCCCGAGATCCAGAAGCACGCCAGACTGGATCACTCTCCTGTGTTCGTACCCGCAGTCGGACCCTTTCGCTGCGGCATGCGCGTGCAGATTCCCCTGCACACCACGCAATTGAAGCCCGGGAGCGGCGACGCGAGCGTCAGCGGGAAACAGCTCTGGGAGTGCCTCGACGCGCGCTATCGCGGCGAGATCTTCGTCAAGGTGATCCCCGTGCAGGAACCATTCGCGAGTGACGAACGCGCGCTCGATCCGCGGGCGTGCAACGATACCAATCGCATCGAACTGCGCGTCATCCCGCACCCGGCGGGACACGTCCTGCTGGTGGCCACGCTCGACAATCTCGGCAAGGGCGCAGCCGGTGCCGCCATTCAGAATCTCAACCTGATGCTCGGCGTGGCCGAGGACGAAGGCCTTCCCGCCTGAACAGATGAGTTGTGGTCAGAACCAGGGCCTGTCAGTGGCGATCGTCTTCCAGACGTTCGCCGAGCAGATCGACGACCAGTTCCGAATCGATGCGCTGGATGCCGAGACGCGAGATGCGCGTCATCTCTGGTCGAGGTGCGTGGTACATCTCGAACCAGCGACGCGATGTCGTATCGTGCACCAGGATGCGGAAGTATCCGTCCACCTCGCGCGGGTGTGCAATCACCTCGATGCTCAGGTTCTCCGGTTGGACCGGCGCAATCTCGCGCACAGCCTGATAGAAGAGCGATGGCTCCATAGCGGCGTTGCGTCGGCGCAGCGAAATCCAATCCAGACAGGAAGGGGCCGAGTGAATGCGCTGTGATTCGAGCGTCGTGCCGAGTTCGCGCGCGCAGCGAGCGATCTCGAGGTCGCGCTCGTAGCCGGGCGCTGGACCTTCGGCCGCGTAGTAATCGTTGATCGTTGGCGGGTGCTCTCCGAAGAGAATCCCCAGGTACACGACGATGTTCTCCTCGACCTGCTCGTCGGTGTAGTAGGCCGGAATCTCCGGCGGCTTACCGGGAAGGCAGGCGAGCGAGAACACAGTCAGCGCCGAAACCGCCAGACGGAGACGCGTACGGATGAGCGTGAGAATCATGAATACGAAACTAGCGTCGGGTTTGTGTGACGGCCGCTGGCTGCGGCGTCAGCGGCGCAAGGAGGTGCCCGCCGTCCATTACTGACCGGACTCTCGCGCCACATCGGCGGACGCTCAAGAAGACCGGAATGAACCACCTCAGAGGCTCAGAGTGCAAACGCCAGCCACGCGGGCAACGCGGCAAACGCGAGCAACGTGGACAGGACGACCAGACTCGCAACCTCTTCCGGTGCGCGGTCGTAACGCTGCGCCATCAAGTAGTTGAAGACCGCCGCCGGCATCGCGCATTGAATGATCACGACGCTGCGCGAGATTCCTTCCAGTTCGAAGAACCCGGCCAGGAGTACGCCGACCGCCCCGCCCATGAGCAGGCGCGCACTCGCGAGCACGAGCGTGCGCGAGAAATTCGAAACGTGCATCTCTCCGATCGACACGCCCAGAGTGATGAGCATGAGTGGAATCGTGAAGTCACCCAGAAGGCCCGTGGTGTCGGTGATGAAGCCGGGAACGCTGACACCCGACCACAACACCGCGATCGCGATCGCCCCGGCCAACGCGAGCGGGTTGGTCAGCGGTTCCCGCCACGAAAACCTACCGGACCAGATGGCGACCCCGACGGTGAAGTGAGTGATCGAATGCGTCGCAAAAAACGCCAGACCGAGCGCCAGACCCTCTTCGCCCAGCGCGAACAGGCACAGAGGCATGCCCATATTGCCAGTATTGCCGAAGATCAAAGGCGACAGATAGGTGCGCGAAGGCAGGCGCATCGCGCGCAACAGCAACCAGCCCCCCGCCCCGCTGAGCGCCATGGCGAGCATCGAGATTCCAGCGAGGAGTACGAATTCGTCCGTGCCGCCCGCGAGTCCGACCATCTTCGAGAACACCAGACACGGTGCGCCCACGTTCATGATCAGGTCGGTGATCATCTTGCGATCGTAGTTCACGCCGAGGCGAACCCAGGTAAATCCGACGGCCGCGCAGATGAAGGTGGGTGCGACGATGCCGAAGAGTTCGAAGATCAAGGGATGGCGCCCCAGCTGGAAAGCCGGAGGGAATCGCTCAAGCGATCGCCGTCCAGGCCAGGTCGATGAGCATCATGCCAAACAGGCCCATGAGGTACAGCAGTGAAACGCTGAACAGTCGACGGGCACTCGCGGTGTCGCGGCGCCGGTGCAAAACGACGGCCTGGCCGAAGAAAACGCAGCCGAGCACGAGCGCACTGACTCCGTAGATCGGTCCCAACATCCCGTGGGCAAGCGGAAGCAAGCTCAGGGGAATCAATGCGGCAATCCACATCAAGATCCGTCTGCGCGTCGCCTCGGCACCGATGCGATCGGGCAGCATCGGAAAACCGGCCTGTCGGTAGTCGCTCTGGCGATACAAGGCAATTGCGTAGAAGTGGGGCGGCTGCCACATGAAGATGATGGCGAACAGGAGCCAGCCGGCGGCTCCAACACTCCCGCCAATCGCCGCATCGGCAATCAGCGGGCAGATCGCTCCCGACACCCCCCCCACGACGACGGCAAACGGCGTGCGCGGTTTGAGCCACAGGGTGTAGATGAAGACGTAGAAGGCGATCGCGGCGAGCGCGATTCCGGCGGGAACGGGCCCGGCCGAAATCCAGAGCGTTGCCACGGCCAGTAGCGAAAGCGTCAGACCGAAGATCAGCGCATGGACCGGCTCGATCTGGCCCGAAGGCAGAGGACGCGATCGGGTGCGCTCCATTTGCGAATCGCGATCTCGTTCCAGGTAGCTGTTCAGCGCATTCGCGGCCCCGGCGGCAAGGGCCGTTCCGAGCAGGACCACGATCATCACATTCGGGCTGGGCCAGGCGCCTCCGGCCATGATCAGCGCAGGCAAGCCCGAGAACAGAACGAGGGGTAGGAGCCGTGGTTTGGTCAGCCCGAAATAGCTCGCAACCGTACTCATGAAGCGGCTCCTCCAGACCGGAATTCTGCCGGACGCATTTCGACCCTCGAGCGATCGAGCCTACCGATCGGCCTCGGACCGGTCAAGCGGATCCCTTTGTAGATCGAGCATCTGCATCGCTTTGCGGGCCTTGCCTCGCTGCGGACGCTCTCGAATTCGGGGTCGCTGGGGAGTTCTGTTTCCCCGGGTCCGCCCGGAGCTCTACTTGAGCTTGGTTTCCTTGAAGATCACGTGCTTGCGGACCTTGGGGTCGTACTTCTTGAGTTCGAGCTTGTCGGGGGTGGTCTGCCGGTTCTTCATCGTGGTGTAGAAGAAGCCGGTTCCCGCCGTGCTCTCGAGCTTGATCTTTTCGCGTGCGCCCTTGGCCATATCGATCTCCTGGAAGGATCGGGAGCTTGCCATATCGGCACCGATCTGTCGCGAGTTCAGCGGCTCTCCTCTCGGGATCCAGGCTTGACGGGAAGAGGGGTTCCTGGGATTTTGGCGCTAATGTCGTTGCCGCTAGACGGAATCCGGGTCGTAGAAATCGCCACCTTCGTGGCCGTCCCCTCGGCCGGAGCCCTGCTCGCCGACCTGGGCGCGGAGGTCATCAAGGTAGAGGTCCCGCAGGGGGAAACCTACAGGAACAGCCGGCCCAGGATGGCCGGTTTCAAGGTCGAGTTCGACGCCTCGCCCCAGTACGAGATGAGCAATCGCGGCAAGAAGTCGCTGGTTCTCGACCTGACTCGCCCCGAAGCCCTCGAAGCCCTGCGGCGCGTGATCGATCGCTGCGACATAGTGCTGACGAATATGCTGCCCGGGCGCTGTGAGCGCTTCGGGCTCGACGCCGCCACTCTGCGGCCCGAGCGACCCGCCCTGATCTACGCCGCGCTCAATGGCTACGGACGTGGCGGCGAGGAAGCCGACAAACCCGCCTTCGACTACGCAGCGTACTGGGCGCGCACCGGCATGATGGACCTGATTCGACATCCCGACGCCGCGCCGACTTTTCAGCGTCCCGGAGTCGGCGATCACGCTGCGGGCTTGAGCCTGGTCTGCGGAATACTGGCGGCCCTTCGCACGCGCGACAAGACGGGTGAGGGGCAGGAGATCGACGTGTCCCTGTTGCAGATCGGGATGTACGTGCAGGGCAATGACCTGTCCCAGGTTCTGGTCGCGGGCCACTCGCCGCCCTTGCACGATCGCGCCAAGCCGGCCAATCCACTCTGGAACTTCTACCCGACGGCAGACGAGCGCTGGATCGTGGTCGTGATGATCGAATCGGATCGCTACTGGCCGATCCTGTGCGAAGCCCTCGAGCGTCCGGATCTTCTGGCCGACGAACGCTTTGACGGGCCGGTTCCGCGGTTCCGCAACTCGCAGGCCCTGGTCGAAATCCTCGACGAGGTATTCCGCTCGCGCACCTTGAGCGAATGGGAAGTCATACTGACACAGCATCGTGTGATCTGGTCTCCCGTCCGCGAGATGCACGAGATCCTGGACGATCCGCAGGTCAAGGCGATGGGTTATCTGGAAACGGTGGACCATCCGCGCGTCGGTCGCTTCTCCACGGTCGGTGCGCCGCTGAGCATGTCGGCCCATCGCCTGAGTTCGAACCGACCCGCTCCCGAACTCGGCGCCGACAGCGAAGACGTCTTGCGCGAGTCCGGCTTGACCGCGCAGGAAATCGCGAAGCTCCTGCCCTGACCCGGAAGTCCGGCCGCCGCGCGCTCAGCTCGGCTTGAGCGCGTCGACGACGCTCCAGTAACCGGTCGTCGCGCGGCAACGCGCCGAATCGAAGCCCGCCGCTTCCAGGGCTTTGTGCAGACCCGATTGCGTCCACTGCTGACCTTCGGTCCACACCAGCATGTCGAGATCGACCAGCGCATTGGCCAGCGGTCCCGAACCGTCTTCGGCGATGAGCTTTTCGTGGATGATCACGCGCCCCCCGGCCGGGAGCGCGGCCCACGCGCGACTCAGGAGTTCGTCCCCGGTCTCGGGCGACCAGTCGTGCAGGATCTGCGAGAACAGGATCGCGTCGTGATCTTCGGGGAAGGGATCCTGAAAAATGTCTCCGGCGCGCATCGACACCTGATCCGCCAACCCGGACGCGTCCAGGTAGCCTCTGGCCAGCTCACAGACCGAAGGCAGATCCCAGATCGTGCACTCCAGACCGGGAGTCCGGCGCGCGAGTGCGATCGAGAGCGCACCGGAACCGCCGCCGACGTCGAGCACGCGCGACGCACCCGGGAGATCGAGCAGCTCGGCCAGTGCAGCGGCGGGCCCCTCCGAGATGCTGTGCATGGCGGCGGTGAAGGCGCTGGCGCGTTGCGGATCTTGCGCGTGAGCCTGCCAGGGATCGCTCGATCCGTACACCGAAGGTCCGTCTCGCTTCAGGGCCTCGAGCAAGAGCGCGGGGGTCATGGGGTTGTCGACCTCCAGGTCGATCAATCCACCCACCCACCCGGGCTTGCCGCGCACCAGAAACGCCGCCGCATCTTCGGCGAGTGCGAACCCCTCCTGTGTAGACTGAACGAGTCCCATGGTCTGCAGTGTTCTGAGAAGCAGGCGCGTCGGGCGAGGCGATAGCTCGAGGCGCTGCGCCAACCGCTCGACGTCGCAGCCCTGCTGCGCGAGCGCCTCGAACACCCCCAGACGCACCGCTGCGGCCAGAGCTGCACTCTGACGACTTGCGATATAGGCATCGTAGATCCGCTTGTCGCTTGGCACGGCCCCAGAGACTACTATCCGGGCCTCCACTAGGGGAGGTGGTGAATTGAAGGGCATCATTTTGGCGGGTGGCTCCGGCTCGCGGCTCTACCCGATCAGTCAGGTGGCGAGCAAGCAGCTCCAGCCGATCTACGACAAGCCGATGATCTGCTATCCACTGTCCACGCTGATGCTTGCGGGCATCCGCGAGATTCTGCTGATCTCCACTCCGCACGACCTGCCTCGCTTCGAAGCTTTCCTGGGGGATGGCTCGCGCTGGGGAATTTCGCTGAGCTACGCGGAACAGGCCCAACCCAAGGGGATCGCGCAGGCCTTCATGATCGGCGAAAGCTTCATCGCGGAGGATCCGGTGGCCTTGATCCTGGGCGATAACGTCTTCTACGGCCGCATGCACCTCGACGAGGCCGTCGGTGAGTTCACCAGCGGCGCATTGATCTTCGGTTATCCGGTGGGAGACCCGCGCCGCTACGGCGTGGTCGAATTCGATGCGGCGGGCAAGGTCCTGAGCCTCGAAGAAAAGCCGGAACAGCCGCGTTCCAATCTGGCCATCCCCGGCCTGTACCTCTACGACCGCAAGGTGGTGGAACTGACGAAGACGTTACAACCCTCTGCTCGGGGTGAGCTGGAGATCACGGATCTGAACAGGGCCTACCTCGAACGCGGCGAGCTTCGCGCGATTCGCCTGGGTCGCGGCATCGCCTGGCTCGACACCGGAACGCACGAGAGCCTGCTGCAGGCGGCGAACTTCATCGAGACCATCGAGCACCGGCAGGGCTTGAAAATCGCCTGTCTCGAAGAAATCGCGCTGCGCCAGGGCTTCATCAACACGCGAGATCTCGAAGCCCTGCTCGACGAGATGCCCGCCTCGGAGTACCGGGACTACGTCAGCCGCGTGCTCGCGGAACCGCTCTAGAGAGGATGGCGAGATTCCAGCGTCGGCGCGTGGTGAAGCCGGAAGACATCGACATGCTCGGGCATGTGAACAATGCGGTGTGGGTGGGGTTCATCGCCGAACTCGCGCATGCGCACGCATCTTCCCTGGGTTTCTCGATGCGCAAACTGCGCGAGTACGGTGCGATCTGGATCATCCGCCGGCACGAGATCGACTACCATCAGTCCGCGCTCCCCGATGAAGAACTGATCGAAGAAACCTGGGTCGAATCGATGAAGGGCGCTCGAAGTCAGCGAAACGCGCGCTTCACGCGCGCCAGTGACGGCGAGCTACTGGTCGAATCGAAGACGACCTGGGCGTTTGTCGATTCGGAGACGCTGCGGCCCAAGCGGATTCACAAAGACGTCCTGGCCGCATTCGCTCCCGAGTAGCTCGCCCAAAATGACGTTATGCGTCATGGGGCCGATCTCGGAGCCATTTCGCGAACGAGCCGCCGCGGGTTAGAGTGGAACCATGGAGGATACTCTTCCGATTCGTCCCATCGGCCCGTCCTCCGGTGCCTTTGCCGTTCCCCTGGAGCGGCCGGTGGGTTCCGAACTACCCTCGGAGACGCGCCCGCGCATCTATCTTGCGCCACTCGAATCCCGGATGGACGCGCGCGTGATCCGGGCGAGCCTGGCCGCGGCCGGCGAGGCCTTTCCGAAGTGGATTCCCAGCAATCGAGTCACCACTGCGAGCAAGGGTCTGAAGGATTCGTTTCTGGCCGGAGATCCGGTGCTCGTACCGCTTTCGCCCCCACGCACGGGACCCGATCGCCTGGCGCGACTGCTCGCCTGGGCCGCGCGCGAAAACCGCGAGGTCGACCTGATCCCGATCGAAACACTCTGGGGTCCGGCGAATCACTCCGCGTCGCTGTGGAATCTTCCACTGGGCAATCCGTACGATCCGCCAGAGTGGTCGCGCTGGATCCACGTTCGAAGGAAGGGCCGCGTGCGCGTGATCATCGGCTCGCCCGGGACACGTACCGCGCTCGAAGGCGAAGTCCAGCAGCCCGGTGACACCCTGCTGCTCTCCGCCTACGTGCGACAACAGGCCGTCAAGGCGCTGTCCGTCACCCAGCGACAGGTCTTTGGCGATCACTACAAGGTGCCGCGCCTGCTCGTCGAGCAGATCATGGGCCAGGTGGAGTTCCAGGATCGCGTGGCAGCCGCAGGTGCTTCCGCGGGCATGACGCGAGAAGAGTCCCTCAAGCTGGCCGAGCGCGGACTGCGCGAACTCGACACCCGCCACAACCGCTATTTCATGGAGATCTTCCGACGCTTTACCGGCTGGGTGCTGGGCATGGCCTACGACAGCGAGATCTGCGTCGATCCCGAACAACTCGAAAAGCTGCACAAATACGGACGTGAATCAGCCCTGCTCTTCATTCCGTCGCACAAGAGCAACTTCGACCACCTGACGCTGTACAACTTGTTGTTTTCTTCCGGATTCCCGCCGCCCCACACGGCCGCGGGCATCAACATGAGCTTCTTCCCGATGAGCTACATCCTGCCGGGGACGGGCGCCTACTTCATCCGCCGCTCCTTCCAGGACGACCCCATCTACAAGGAGTGCCTGCGCGGTTTCATCCACTATCTGGTGCAACGGCGTTTCCACCAGGAGTTCTTCATCGAAGGCGGGCGCACTCGTTCGGGAAAACTCCTGCCGCCCCGCTACGGAATGCTGAATTACATCGTGGACGGCGTGCGCAAGAACGACGTCGATGAAGTGCGCATCGTGCCCACGGCCATCAACTACGACGAAATCCTGGAAGTCGGGGAGTACGTTCGCCAGCAACTCGGCGACGCGAAAGAAGCGGAGAGCTTCTGGTTTCTCGTGAAGATGATCCACGCGGCCCGCTGGAACAAACTGGGACGCGTCTACGTTCGCTTCGCGGAACCCATCTCGTTGCGCGAACACCTCGAACGCTCCGGCGACGACGCACTGGTCGTCGAGAAGCTCGCATTCCAGATCTCCAATCAGATCAACGCCACCATGCAGATGACCGCGGTCAGCATCGCCTGCTCTGTGCTTCTGGGCGCGGGCCGGCGAGCTCTGACGCGCAGTCAGTTCATCGAGCGAACGCAGCGCGTTCTGGACTACGCGGAAGCGCGCGGAATTGCAGTGACGGACGAGGTGAATAGCGGCGCCGAAGCCACCGTAGAAGCAGCCGTGAAGGCTCTGGACGGAAAATCGGTCATCGAATGCTACCTGGACGGCAACGAGCCCGTCTACTTCGTGGCCGAGAGCGGTCACAACGCGGCTTCGTACTATCGCAATACCGTCATCCATTTCTTCTTGTTGAGGGCGCTCGCATCGCT contains:
- a CDS encoding phosphoadenylyl-sulfate reductase codes for the protein MAPSILDEVQSGTMADWSAEKVLEWGFERFAPRIALSASFGSPEGLVILDLMHKIDPKLTRVFTIDTGRLHQETYNLMDRVRDRYDMEVEVYFPNPESVQSMVRKDGLNLFYETADKRKQCCAVRKVEPLERAMADLDAWIAGLRSGQSVTRENVANIEVDEVHDGRIKFNPLAAWTRSDVLDYVNRNSVPINALHAEGYPSVGCAPCSRAIREGEDERAGRWWWESEENRECGIHVGYEDSGSGI
- a CDS encoding VWA domain-containing protein, whose product is MRKIPQSLAAVLVLVLLAFLSGVVPDWAEARGRKHRNRSEPVDLYDAYRVDALDPISGGVPSDVQVLTDAGPRAWPNRVREDFERRVREEWSTDRIYGPVHANLGMWLSYPLVTARVGGRVLVPVIDRERLPISGRLELPESNGPRRVIVLVDASASANSRTAFQGPNGRTVQIPVLEAERRALDHLIEMLDGDTLEIGVIAFGESTWPIIKPGRDPEALRNALARFRREFPRGDGRTDAVCALWSARDWLEDTPSGMDREIVLLTDGDLPHSGRFTECRMSRASKNRDTSACEARRNVSPCPSSHVFGRGDGMSDIVQMASFGRKNRRKLRVHPLVFEADRSARVWQQLARRTRGRMVRVPSPAAIEVALPALVSRSIKGLFARNVTTGNQTQDLLGEDRSHFTGELQLQQGANDVEIRVESERGLSGLFRFRVYSEPGYLKHYLAELRDENESLKSARDTLVEDARSQGKAKQIERQRKLEIEIPAAPRR
- the argC gene encoding N-acetyl-gamma-glutamyl-phosphate reductase; the encoded protein is MSFKVFIDGHAGTTGLRIRDWLRDRDDLELIEIETAQRKSPEARRKFLNAADLVVLCLPDDAAREAVSWIDNPDTRVIDTSTAHRVADGWVYGIPELLPDQREAIRSSKRVSNSGCYALASAITLRPLVDADLLDSSSPIAIHALSGYSGGGRQKIEQWEDPEHGLLTLPYEAPYSLDRLHKHMPEIQKHARLDHSPVFVPAVGPFRCGMRVQIPLHTTQLKPGSGDASVSGKQLWECLDARYRGEIFVKVIPVQEPFASDERALDPRACNDTNRIELRVIPHPAGHVLLVATLDNLGKGAAGAAIQNLNLMLGVAEDEGLPA
- a CDS encoding AEC family transporter, whose translation is MIFELFGIVAPTFICAAVGFTWVRLGVNYDRKMITDLIMNVGAPCLVFSKMVGLAGGTDEFVLLAGISMLAMALSGAGGWLLLRAMRLPSRTYLSPLIFGNTGNMGMPLCLFALGEEGLALGLAFFATHSITHFTVGVAIWSGRFSWREPLTNPLALAGAIAIAVLWSGVSVPGFITDTTGLLGDFTIPLMLITLGVSIGEMHVSNFSRTLVLASARLLMGGAVGVLLAGFFELEGISRSVVIIQCAMPAAVFNYLMAQRYDRAPEEVASLVVLSTLLAFAALPAWLAFAL
- a CDS encoding protoheme IX farnesyltransferase, which gives rise to MSTVASYFGLTKPRLLPLVLFSGLPALIMAGGAWPSPNVMIVVLLGTALAAGAANALNSYLERDRDSQMERTRSRPLPSGQIEPVHALIFGLTLSLLAVATLWISAGPVPAGIALAAIAFYVFIYTLWLKPRTPFAVVVGGVSGAICPLIADAAIGGSVGAAGWLLFAIIFMWQPPHFYAIALYRQSDYRQAGFPMLPDRIGAEATRRRILMWIAALIPLSLLPLAHGMLGPIYGVSALVLGCVFFGQAVVLHRRRDTASARRLFSVSLLYLMGLFGMMLIDLAWTAIA
- the rpmG gene encoding 50S ribosomal protein L33 yields the protein MAKGAREKIKLESTAGTGFFYTTMKNRQTTPDKLELKKYDPKVRKHVIFKETKLK
- a CDS encoding CoA transferase, whose protein sequence is MSLPLDGIRVVEIATFVAVPSAGALLADLGAEVIKVEVPQGETYRNSRPRMAGFKVEFDASPQYEMSNRGKKSLVLDLTRPEALEALRRVIDRCDIVLTNMLPGRCERFGLDAATLRPERPALIYAALNGYGRGGEEADKPAFDYAAYWARTGMMDLIRHPDAAPTFQRPGVGDHAAGLSLVCGILAALRTRDKTGEGQEIDVSLLQIGMYVQGNDLSQVLVAGHSPPLHDRAKPANPLWNFYPTADERWIVVVMIESDRYWPILCEALERPDLLADERFDGPVPRFRNSQALVEILDEVFRSRTLSEWEVILTQHRVIWSPVREMHEILDDPQVKAMGYLETVDHPRVGRFSTVGAPLSMSAHRLSSNRPAPELGADSEDVLRESGLTAQEIAKLLP
- a CDS encoding methyltransferase domain-containing protein, which produces MPSDKRIYDAYIASRQSAALAAAVRLGVFEALAQQGCDVERLAQRLELSPRPTRLLLRTLQTMGLVQSTQEGFALAEDAAAFLVRGKPGWVGGLIDLEVDNPMTPALLLEALKRDGPSVYGSSDPWQAHAQDPQRASAFTAAMHSISEGPAAALAELLDLPGASRVLDVGGGSGALSIALARRTPGLECTIWDLPSVCELARGYLDASGLADQVSMRAGDIFQDPFPEDHDAILFSQILHDWSPETGDELLSRAWAALPAGGRVIIHEKLIAEDGSGPLANALVDLDMLVWTEGQQWTQSGLHKALEAAGFDSARCRATTGYWSVVDALKPS